A stretch of Gossypium hirsutum isolate 1008001.06 chromosome A06, Gossypium_hirsutum_v2.1, whole genome shotgun sequence DNA encodes these proteins:
- the LOC107961797 gene encoding agamous-like MADS-box protein AGL29 produces MGRRKIEMKMVKDSGSRQVTFSKRRSGLFKKANELATLCAAQVAIVVFSPGGKPYSFGHPSVEAVAERFLTLNLRSRVSIPRQLVAQLQREAKVERLSRRLNAILKKLQAEMKRGEILDEAVKAARKRSKFRKPINELNLHELIEIRKAMGQLRERVKQRISEIEASSSLLLLSKMATKQAESK; encoded by the coding sequence ATGGGTCGGCGAAAAATCGAGATGAAAATGGTGAAGGATAGTGGCTCGAGGCAGGTCACTTTCTCGAAACGCCGCTCAGGGCTATTCAAGAAAGCGAACGAGCTCGCTACCCTTTGCGCTGCTCAAGTTGCCATCGTTGTTTTCTCCCCTGGTGGCAAGCCTTACTCATTTGGGCATCCAAGCGTTGAGGCGGTGGCAGAGCGGTTTCTAACTCTGAACCTGAGATCGAGAGTTTCTATTCCAAGACAACTTGTTGCTCAGCTTCAGAGAGAGGCAAAAGTTGAAAGGCTCAGTCGACGACTTAACGCCATTCTCAAGAAGCTGCAGGCAGAGATGAAGCGAGGAGAGATACTCGATGAGGCAGTCAAGGCGGCTCGTAAAAGATCCAAGTTCCGAAAACCTATTAATGAGCTCAATCTGCATGAGCTTATTGAGATAAGGAAAGCAATGGGGCAGCTTCGCGAGAGGGTCAAACAGCGAATAAGCGAGATTGAAGCATCATCTTCTTTGCTGCTCTTGTCCAAAATGGCTACCAAACAAGCTGAATCTAAATAA
- the LOC121230535 gene encoding high mobility group B protein 14 has product MKTSAQQSRSEATKMKQNGFVLLFSLCILVDGLHHATGMLVLKSLRYMKPWMEDFHKVFQEQNPDIKSMRDVEKACGEKWKMMTYEEKVKYYDIATEKQAEFDRTVEEYIK; this is encoded by the exons ATGAAGACCTCAGCTCAACAGAGTCGTAGTGAAGCCACCAAAATGAAGCAGAACGgctttgttttacttttt TCACTCTGTATTCTTGTTGACGGCCTTCATCATGCAACTGGTATGCTGGTTCTTAAGAGTTTACGCTATATGAAGCCTTGGAT GGAGGATTTTCATAAGGTATTTCAAGAGCAGAATCCGGATATCAAGTCAATGCGTGATG TGGAAAAGGCCTGCGGTGAGAAGTGGAAGATGATGACATATGAG gaaaaagtaaaatattatgaTATCGCAACTGAGAAACAAGCAGAGTTTGATAGAACCGTGGAAGAATACATTAAATGA
- the LOC107961795 gene encoding 3-oxoacyl-[acyl-carrier-protein] synthase I, chloroplastic encodes MQALQPSSSLRPSSLKPLKNPKPNPHFPNVSTLPPRPAKKFSSITASSPTVSAPKREKDPKKRVVITGMGLVSVFGNDVDAYYEKLLAGESGIGLIDRFDASKFPTRFAGQIRGFTSEGYIDGKNDRRLDDCLRYCIVAGKKALEDADLGADNLSKIDKERTGVLVGTGMGGLTVFSDGVQNLIEKGYRKITPFFIPYSITNMSSALLAIELGFMGPNYSISTACATSNYCFYAAANHIRRGEAELMIAGGTEAAIIPIGLGGFVACRALSQRNDDPRTASRPWDKDRDGFVMGEGAGVLVMESLEHAMKRGAPIIAEYLGGAVNCDAHHMTDPRADGFGVSSCIERSLEDAGVSHEEVNYINAHATSTLAGDLAEINAIKKVFKNTSDIKINATKSMIGHCLGASGGLEAIATVKAITTGWLHPSINQFNPEPSVEFDTVANQKKQHEVNVAISNSFGFGGHNSVVAFSAFEP; translated from the exons ATGCAAgctcttcaaccttcttcttctcTTCGACCTTCCTCTTTAAAACCTCTCAAAAACCCCAAACCCAATCCCCATTTTCCCAATGTATCAACACTCCCTCCCAGGCCTGCCAAGAAATTCTCTTCCATTACCGCTTCATCCCCCACTGTTTCAGCTCCCAAGCGCGAAAAGGACCCCAAGAAACGGGTCGTTATTACGGGAATGGGGTTGGTTTCCGTTTTTGGGAACGATGTGGATGCTTACTATGAAAAGCTGCTGGCTGGAGAGAGTGGGATCGGACTCATCGACCGCTTCGATGCTTCCAAGTTTCCTACTCGGTTCGCCGGTCAGATCCGGGGGTTCACTTCTGAAGGTTACATTGATGGAAAGAACGATAGGAGGCTTGACGATTGCTTGAGGTACTGCATTGTTGCAGGCAAGAAGGCGTTGGAAGATGCTGATCTTGGCGCCGATAACTTATCCAag ATTGATAAGGAGCGAACTGGAGTGCTTGTTGGAACTGGTATGGGTGGCCTTACAGTGTTCTCTGATGGCGTTCAAAATTTGATAGAGAAAGGTTATAGAAAAATAACACCATTCTTCATTCCTTATTCTATAACAAACATGTCATCTGCCTTGCTTGCAATTGAACTTGGTTTTATGGGTCCcaattattcaatttcaactGCTTGTGCTACCTCCAATTATTGCTTTTATGCTGCTGCTAATCACATCCGTCGAGGTGAGGCTGAATTGATGATTGCTGGTGGAACTGAGGCTGCAATCATTCCTATTGGGCTGGGAGGTTTTGTTGCCTGTAGGGCATTGTCTCAAAGAAATGATGATCCTCGAACTGCTTCAAGACCATGGGACAAAGATCGAGATGGCTTTGTAATGGGTGAAGGTGCTGGTGTTTTG GTAATGGAAAGCTTGGAACATGCAATGAAAAGAGGTGCACCAATTATTGCTGAGTATTTGGGTGGAGCTGTTAATTGTGATGCTCATCACATGACTGATCCAAGAGCTGATGGTTTTGGGGTGTCTTCATGCATTGAGAGGAGTCTTGAAGATGCTGGCGTGTCCCATGAGGAG GTTAACTACATCAATGCACATGCAACTTCTACTCTTGCTGGTGACCTAGCTGAGATCAATGCTATTAAAAAGGTATTCAAGAATACATCAGACATCAAAATCAATGCAACAAAG TCCATGATAGGGCATTGTCTAGGCGCATCGGGTGGTTTAGAAGCCATTGCCACAGTGAAGGCCATCACAACAGGATGGCTGCATCCCTCGATAAATCAATTT AATCCAGAGCCTTCAGTTGAGTTTGACACTGTGGCCAACCAAAAGAAACAACACGAAGTTAATGTTG CAATTTCGAATTCATTCGGATTTGGTGGACACAACTCAGTGGTTGCCTTTTCGGCCTTCGAGCCTTGA